Proteins encoded in a region of the Vicia villosa cultivar HV-30 ecotype Madison, WI linkage group LG5, Vvil1.0, whole genome shotgun sequence genome:
- the LOC131604379 gene encoding protein PXR1-like, with protein MPEVRTSYLNSLKEGKEEKEKVKGAPAKGGRKKASTSKPAASEDVSEAAPESVSVATKKNEKESAEKKNKKKRKMNKNVDTEKAVEKKKERKRKLIIDASDEDEEVQEAVNQKAEAVNQQEEITQGPTTQEVEDL; from the exons atgccagaagtcagaactagttATCTGAATTCTCTCAaggaaggaaaagaagaaaaagaaaaagtaaaaggtgctcctgctaaaggaGGTCGCAAGAAAGCTTCCACCTCTAAGCCTGCTgcatcagaagatgtttcagaagctgctcctGAA AGTGTTTCAGTTGCAACTAAGAAGAATGAAAAGGAATCTGctgagaagaagaataagaagaagagaaagatgaatAAAAATGTTGATACTGAAAaggctgttgagaagaagaaggaaagaaaaagaaagttgatCATTGATGCCTCAGATGAAGATGAGGaagttcaagaagctgtgaatcagaaAGCAGAAGCTGTAAATCAGCAAGAAGAAATcactcaaggaccaacaactcaagaagttgaag